Proteins from a genomic interval of Salinarchaeum sp. Harcht-Bsk1:
- a CDS encoding thiamine pyrophosphate-binding protein yields MPTTAERLVDDLEAIGVEYLFGFPGGRVIELLEHVPDSELTLVRPRDEREASVMAEAYGRIAGDPGVLTGQGPWIGSIGAMGQMEGYLGSSPMVVLTEASERGEYSTLAPYQQARGDYGGIDLPTALSAYTKEHWFPRSPTETIRTLQLAVKHATAGRPGPTAVILDGDAVTAEVPGDPIPPVWDAEEQVQNWTSRPEATDVEAAAAALSAAERPVIVAGNGVHAADAYEELQTVAEAAGAVVTTSYLGKSTIPETHDLAAGVIGSFGHEGANQVVSEADVLLVVGSRLNPMDTNWQAPEFVRPDEQTILHADVDSRNAGWVYPADVGLIGDAASTLADLADALAERSADQPTADSSSWARERAAAARESFSVPECDSDATPIAPQRAIAEIDGVVDEETIVLADSGNNRFWLLNYLQAPATGTYYGSGGVGGMGWSAPAAIAAGLATDRDVIAVAGDGGFGMSLTAVETAVQYEVPVLFVVLNDTSLGMVRQMQGDGEIAGVEFGDTDFVAAAEAFGATGRRVVDPESLGDALAEGKAAEEPCVLDVGIDREADMAASLRSSFYESVGGLHE; encoded by the coding sequence ATGCCGACCACTGCCGAGCGGCTCGTCGACGATCTGGAGGCGATCGGGGTCGAGTACCTCTTTGGTTTCCCCGGCGGCCGCGTCATCGAACTCCTCGAACACGTGCCCGACTCGGAGCTGACGCTGGTTCGCCCGCGTGACGAGCGCGAGGCCAGCGTAATGGCGGAGGCCTACGGCCGGATCGCCGGTGACCCCGGAGTGTTGACCGGGCAGGGGCCCTGGATCGGGAGCATCGGCGCGATGGGGCAGATGGAGGGGTACCTGGGCTCGTCGCCGATGGTCGTCCTCACCGAAGCCAGCGAGCGCGGCGAGTACTCCACGCTCGCGCCCTACCAACAGGCTCGCGGTGACTACGGCGGGATCGACCTCCCGACGGCGCTCTCTGCGTACACCAAGGAGCACTGGTTCCCCCGATCGCCGACGGAGACGATCAGGACGCTCCAGCTAGCGGTCAAGCACGCGACTGCGGGTCGACCCGGGCCGACGGCGGTGATACTCGACGGCGACGCCGTGACCGCGGAGGTCCCCGGGGATCCGATCCCACCGGTCTGGGACGCCGAGGAGCAGGTCCAGAACTGGACGAGTCGACCTGAGGCAACCGACGTCGAGGCGGCGGCAGCGGCGCTGTCGGCAGCCGAACGGCCGGTGATCGTCGCTGGCAACGGCGTCCACGCCGCCGACGCTTACGAGGAACTCCAGACTGTCGCCGAGGCCGCCGGTGCCGTGGTGACCACGAGCTACCTCGGCAAGTCGACGATCCCGGAGACTCACGACCTCGCGGCTGGCGTCATCGGCTCCTTCGGCCACGAGGGCGCGAACCAGGTCGTCAGCGAGGCCGACGTCCTGCTCGTGGTCGGATCGCGATTGAACCCGATGGACACGAACTGGCAGGCCCCCGAGTTCGTTCGGCCGGACGAGCAGACGATCCTCCACGCCGACGTCGACAGTCGGAACGCCGGCTGGGTGTACCCGGCGGACGTCGGCCTGATCGGCGACGCGGCGTCGACGCTCGCGGATCTCGCGGACGCCCTGGCGGAGCGGTCGGCCGACCAACCGACGGCGGATTCGAGTTCCTGGGCACGGGAGCGAGCGGCGGCGGCCCGCGAATCCTTCAGCGTCCCCGAGTGCGATTCGGACGCCACCCCGATCGCTCCACAGCGAGCTATCGCGGAGATCGACGGCGTCGTCGACGAGGAGACGATCGTCCTCGCCGACTCCGGGAACAACCGCTTCTGGCTGCTCAACTACCTCCAGGCTCCCGCCACCGGCACCTACTACGGCAGCGGCGGCGTCGGCGGCATGGGCTGGTCGGCGCCCGCGGCGATCGCGGCCGGACTGGCGACCGACAGGGACGTGATCGCCGTCGCCGGCGACGGTGGCTTCGGCATGAGCCTCACCGCGGTCGAGACCGCCGTCCAGTACGAGGTGCCCGTGCTGTTCGTCGTCCTGAACGACACCAGCCTCGGGATGGTCCGCCAGATGCAGGGCGACGGCGAGATCGCGGGCGTCGAGTTCGGCGACACGGACTTCGTGGCGGCCGCGGAGGCGTTCGGCGCGACGGGGCGGCGCGTCGTCGACCCCGAGTCCCTCGGCGACGCGCTCGCGGAGGGCAAGGCCGCCGAGGAACCGTGCGTGCTCGACGTCGGGATCGATCGCGAGGCGGACATGGCAGCGTCGCTGCGCTCGTCGTTCTACGAGAGCGTCGGTGGACTCCACGAGTGA
- a CDS encoding NAD(P)-dependent oxidoreductase has product MASHTVLVTGGTGFLGSYVAEDLVESNQDVVAFDLSTDDWILSKLGVAEDVEIRQGDVTDPTEVVRAVRETGATRIVHLAALLTNAARDDPRAAAEVNVLGTNNVFEAARTLDDQVERVAWASSAAIYAPPDRYDLPVDEEDLVYPDTLYGATKGYNEHQARVYAEEYDLSLVGLRPTVAYGPYRETGGSAFLADIVEKPALGESFRVEYGDQAIDWQHARDIAQAFRKAALIPDAELSQRVYNVAGELATIREAVETMREIIPDADLTVSDEGELPWTQDLDDGDAKRDLGYRVEYGLERGFRQYANALRADAGMELL; this is encoded by the coding sequence ATGGCGAGCCACACTGTGCTGGTCACCGGCGGAACGGGCTTTCTCGGCTCCTACGTCGCCGAGGACCTCGTCGAGTCGAACCAGGACGTCGTCGCGTTCGACCTCTCGACCGACGACTGGATCCTCTCGAAACTGGGGGTTGCAGAAGACGTCGAGATTCGGCAGGGGGACGTCACTGATCCGACGGAGGTGGTTCGTGCGGTTCGCGAGACGGGCGCAACGCGGATCGTTCACCTCGCAGCGCTGCTGACGAACGCTGCACGCGACGATCCGCGGGCAGCAGCCGAGGTGAACGTCCTCGGGACGAACAACGTGTTCGAGGCCGCGCGGACGCTCGACGATCAGGTCGAACGCGTCGCCTGGGCCTCGAGTGCGGCGATCTACGCGCCGCCGGACCGCTACGACCTCCCCGTCGACGAGGAGGACCTCGTCTATCCGGACACGCTCTACGGCGCGACGAAGGGCTACAACGAGCACCAGGCCCGGGTCTACGCCGAAGAGTACGACCTGTCGCTCGTGGGGCTTCGTCCCACGGTCGCCTACGGCCCCTACCGCGAGACCGGCGGCTCGGCGTTCCTCGCCGACATCGTCGAGAAGCCCGCGCTCGGCGAGTCCTTCAGGGTCGAGTACGGAGACCAGGCGATCGACTGGCAGCACGCCCGCGACATCGCCCAGGCGTTCCGGAAGGCGGCGCTCATCCCGGACGCGGAACTGAGCCAACGGGTCTACAACGTCGCTGGCGAACTCGCGACGATCCGGGAGGCCGTCGAGACGATGCGGGAAATCATCCCGGACGCCGATCTGACGGTCTCCGACGAGGGCGAACTCCCCTGGACCCAGGACCTCGACGACGGGGACGCGAAGCGAGATCTCGGCTACCGGGTCGAGTACGGCCTGGAGCGAGGGTTCCGCCAGTACGCGAACGCGCTCCGAGCCGACGCGGGGATGGAGTTGCTATGA
- a CDS encoding Xaa-Pro peptidase family protein produces the protein MYDRNFMEGTRGTMAVDWEERIDVQRLRRERYERALERLRDSDLESMLLIDDPNVRYVTGLAMTGGSGADHYTLLTTDGDVVHWDTADHASNQRFNCPWLGDVRYACPGLGNVPRASGSATARRWLREQMAETVHEAMSEYGVADDPLGIDVAHAGLVAAFEDRGVTVDTEAASEAMLDARKTKTRDEIECLRQVASICEAGFQAIVENARPGRRESEVWGDAVRELWRHGAMVQGGYLTSGPNTWPKHQANTTDRAIRPGDLVYADFYNVGYLGYRSCYYRTFSVGEPTAAQEKAYERARDDLYDVLERIEPGATTDEICEGFPDMEGEHAGWYDADEHWQLTTNHWAHGLGLQLYEPPLIWRGVSPDHPIEIEEGMTMAVETQQPADRQGVRVEEMVVVRENGVEILSQWPVEEITQIDHLG, from the coding sequence ATGTACGACCGCAACTTCATGGAGGGAACCCGCGGCACGATGGCCGTGGACTGGGAGGAGCGCATCGACGTCCAGCGACTCCGCAGGGAGCGATACGAGCGAGCACTGGAGCGTCTCCGGGACTCGGACCTCGAATCGATGCTCCTCATCGACGACCCGAACGTCCGCTACGTGACCGGCCTCGCGATGACCGGCGGGAGCGGGGCCGACCACTACACCCTGCTCACGACCGACGGGGACGTCGTCCACTGGGACACCGCCGACCACGCGTCGAACCAGCGCTTCAACTGCCCGTGGCTGGGCGACGTTCGGTACGCCTGTCCTGGCCTCGGCAACGTCCCGAGAGCCTCCGGGAGCGCCACTGCTCGCCGGTGGCTCCGCGAGCAGATGGCCGAGACGGTTCACGAGGCGATGTCCGAGTACGGCGTCGCCGACGATCCGCTGGGGATCGACGTGGCACACGCCGGGTTGGTCGCTGCATTCGAGGATCGAGGCGTCACCGTCGACACCGAGGCAGCCAGCGAGGCGATGCTCGACGCTCGGAAGACGAAGACCCGCGACGAGATCGAGTGTCTCCGGCAGGTCGCGTCGATCTGCGAGGCCGGTTTCCAGGCCATCGTCGAGAACGCCCGGCCCGGTCGCCGCGAGTCCGAGGTCTGGGGCGACGCGGTCCGGGAACTCTGGCGCCACGGCGCGATGGTCCAGGGCGGCTACCTGACCTCCGGGCCCAACACCTGGCCGAAGCACCAGGCCAACACCACCGATCGCGCGATCCGACCGGGCGACCTCGTCTACGCCGACTTCTACAACGTCGGTTACCTCGGCTATCGCTCCTGTTACTACCGCACGTTCAGCGTGGGCGAACCGACGGCCGCCCAGGAGAAGGCCTACGAACGCGCTCGCGACGACCTCTACGACGTCCTCGAGCGCATCGAACCCGGAGCGACGACCGACGAGATTTGCGAGGGCTTCCCCGACATGGAAGGTGAGCACGCCGGGTGGTACGACGCCGACGAGCACTGGCAACTCACGACGAACCACTGGGCCCACGGGCTCGGTCTCCAGCTCTACGAACCGCCGCTGATCTGGCGCGGCGTCTCGCCCGATCACCCCATCGAGATCGAGGAGGGCATGACGATGGCCGTCGAGACCCAGCAGCCCGCGGATCGCCAGGGCGTCCGCGTCGAGGAGATGGTCGTCGTCCGCGAGAACGGCGTCGAGATCCTGAGCCAGTGGCCGGTCGAGGAGATCACCCAGATCGATCACCTCGGGTAG
- the arsN2 gene encoding arsenic resistance N-acetyltransferase ArsN2, whose product MTAVDVRLEPATDDEALAYVEGLLAENDLPTSDVQEKQDCFSVAYADGDRVGIGGVERYGPNGLLRSVVVAATARGRGVGTALCDELEAQAREAGVERLYLLTTTAAEFFAARGYETIERSDARAAIRDSAEFAELCPDAATCMETVLGSGTAVDDRAG is encoded by the coding sequence GTGACCGCAGTCGACGTGCGTCTCGAACCCGCTACGGACGACGAAGCACTGGCGTACGTGGAGGGGCTCCTCGCAGAGAACGACCTCCCGACGTCGGACGTCCAGGAGAAGCAGGACTGCTTCTCCGTCGCGTACGCGGACGGCGACCGCGTCGGGATCGGCGGCGTGGAGCGATACGGTCCGAACGGGCTCCTGCGCTCCGTCGTCGTGGCTGCGACCGCCCGCGGTCGTGGCGTCGGGACGGCGCTGTGCGACGAACTCGAGGCGCAGGCACGCGAGGCGGGCGTCGAACGGCTCTACCTGCTCACGACGACGGCAGCCGAGTTCTTCGCGGCGCGCGGGTACGAGACGATCGAGCGGAGCGACGCGCGGGCCGCGATCCGCGACAGCGCGGAGTTCGCGGAACTCTGTCCCGACGCGGCGACGTGCATGGAGACCGTCCTCGGGAGCGGGACGGCGGTGGACGACAGAGCGGGCTAG
- a CDS encoding LLM class flavin-dependent oxidoreductase — protein sequence MHLGTGLFTCQKRPDDDRTTAEIYDEMLDLAGVADDAGLDSVWVSEHHFQSDDYLSGVTPALGALAAATDSIEIGPCIALAPLYDSVRLAEDVATIDQLSGGRATLGLAIGSNPREFEEFGVPKDERVDRLEDAVAVCRTAWSDGPLEYDAEFHDVSEEVDVTPKPAHDVPVMLGGAAKPAVRRAARIGDAWCAPSALSVEGVAKRVTDIESVREEEEGIEGEFDVYVIVHGFVGDSREEAWNAMRPGYFYLQRRYQEIFSGEPVDELDPDRKQELKQQAICGTPEQVTEDLESYREAAGDDVHVIFRAYHPGIGTERMAECVRRLGTEVRPKLD from the coding sequence ATGCACCTCGGCACGGGCCTGTTCACCTGCCAGAAGCGCCCCGACGACGACCGCACGACGGCCGAGATCTACGACGAGATGCTCGACCTGGCTGGCGTCGCGGACGACGCGGGCCTGGACAGCGTCTGGGTTTCCGAACATCACTTCCAGTCCGACGACTACCTCTCGGGAGTGACGCCCGCGCTCGGTGCGCTCGCCGCAGCCACCGACTCGATCGAGATCGGGCCGTGTATCGCCCTCGCGCCGCTGTACGACTCGGTGCGGCTCGCGGAGGACGTGGCGACGATCGACCAGCTCTCCGGCGGCCGCGCAACCCTCGGGCTGGCGATCGGATCGAACCCGCGGGAGTTCGAGGAGTTCGGCGTTCCGAAAGACGAGCGCGTCGATCGCCTCGAAGACGCGGTCGCCGTCTGCCGGACCGCGTGGTCCGACGGCCCGCTGGAGTATGACGCCGAGTTCCACGACGTATCCGAGGAGGTCGACGTCACTCCGAAGCCGGCCCACGACGTGCCGGTCATGCTCGGTGGCGCCGCGAAGCCGGCCGTCCGACGAGCGGCCAGGATCGGCGACGCATGGTGTGCGCCCTCCGCGCTCTCCGTCGAGGGGGTCGCAAAGCGGGTGACGGACATCGAGTCGGTTCGCGAGGAGGAGGAGGGGATCGAGGGCGAGTTCGACGTCTACGTCATCGTCCACGGCTTCGTCGGCGACTCGCGCGAGGAGGCCTGGAACGCCATGCGACCGGGGTACTTCTACCTGCAGCGACGGTACCAGGAGATCTTCTCTGGCGAGCCAGTCGACGAACTCGATCCCGATCGCAAGCAGGAATTGAAGCAGCAGGCGATCTGCGGGACGCCCGAACAGGTCACCGAGGACCTCGAATCATACCGCGAGGCCGCAGGCGACGACGTCCACGTCATCTTCCGGGCCTACCATCCCGGCATCGGCACCGAGCGGATGGCCGAGTGCGTCCGCAGACTGGGGACCGAGGTCCGGCCGAAACTCGATTGA
- a CDS encoding PaaI family thioesterase: MDVDTFFEEMPFADLLGVEVTEVADGHAEGRIEMRPELSWSDETVMAHGGVTFTLADTIGGAALVSLVDQPVPTIDMRIDYLEAGTGDLRAEAEVVRCGDDVGVVDVDVYAVEGDAHVADARGVYKTG; the protein is encoded by the coding sequence ATGGACGTCGACACGTTCTTCGAGGAGATGCCCTTCGCCGATCTGCTCGGCGTCGAAGTCACCGAGGTCGCCGACGGGCACGCCGAAGGGCGGATCGAGATGCGCCCGGAGCTATCCTGGAGCGACGAGACGGTCATGGCCCACGGCGGCGTCACGTTCACGCTCGCGGACACGATCGGCGGCGCGGCGCTCGTCTCGCTCGTCGACCAGCCGGTGCCGACGATCGACATGCGCATCGACTACCTCGAAGCGGGAACCGGCGACCTGCGCGCGGAGGCCGAAGTCGTGCGCTGCGGCGACGACGTGGGTGTCGTCGATGTCGACGTCTACGCGGTCGAGGGCGACGCACACGTCGCCGACGCGCGCGGCGTCTACAAGACGGGGTAA
- a CDS encoding HD domain-containing protein, protein MPDFESQVRDAFPTLDSVERDDLRDRIVEAWVLGLDRGGWRDIADIPYAWNIDEVSTVEHVHGVATIAVELAAQQRTLHGADPDLDTVLAAALLHDVGKCYEYTEFVDDDRLLDPDPTYAGDVIPHSLSSYALAHEVGCPIAVQRAIPHVIGEIPKRTLEAELVKEANAASSNAITQATMGITLEEWIDEYSQTSK, encoded by the coding sequence GTGCCCGACTTCGAATCCCAGGTACGCGACGCGTTCCCGACGCTGGACTCGGTTGAGCGCGACGACCTCCGGGATCGGATCGTCGAGGCCTGGGTGCTCGGACTCGACCGCGGGGGCTGGCGTGATATCGCGGACATCCCCTACGCCTGGAATATCGACGAGGTGAGCACGGTCGAACACGTCCACGGCGTGGCCACCATCGCCGTCGAACTCGCCGCCCAGCAGCGGACGCTCCACGGTGCCGATCCGGACCTCGACACCGTGCTCGCCGCGGCGTTGCTTCACGACGTCGGCAAGTGCTACGAGTACACCGAGTTCGTCGACGATGACCGGCTGCTCGATCCGGATCCAACCTACGCCGGCGACGTGATTCCGCACTCCCTGTCGAGCTACGCGCTGGCCCACGAGGTCGGCTGTCCGATTGCGGTCCAGCGGGCGATCCCCCACGTGATCGGCGAGATTCCGAAGCGGACGCTGGAGGCCGAACTCGTGAAGGAGGCCAACGCCGCGTCATCGAACGCCATCACGCAGGCGACGATGGGGATCACGCTCGAGGAGTGGATCGACGAGTACTCGCAGACGTCGAAGTGA
- a CDS encoding EthD domain-containing protein, whose product MRKRIDLLVRGDDVSHEAFVESWRSTYLPRLRDAEAVVRSQQVLPTQPEHAEFDGLSEVYVESPDALEDGSVPPIDEVLPVAEHRQFTGEETVQRDDVDGDTDGLYKHSAFLVRQDGMSHEAFVDYWQTNHTPIAREIEGVVKYDTVVPTDPASTAFDGVAELYFEDLDALHDALGSEGSRDYDPTKGKAAEAREDVDNFLAVDERPRLIGRNHLVKG is encoded by the coding sequence ATGCGCAAGCGAATCGATCTGCTCGTCCGTGGGGACGACGTCTCCCACGAGGCGTTCGTCGAATCGTGGCGATCGACGTACCTTCCCAGGCTCCGCGACGCCGAGGCCGTGGTTCGCTCCCAGCAAGTGCTCCCGACCCAGCCCGAGCACGCCGAGTTCGACGGACTCTCCGAGGTCTACGTCGAGTCGCCCGACGCACTGGAGGACGGTTCGGTACCACCGATCGACGAGGTTCTCCCGGTGGCCGAGCACCGTCAGTTCACCGGCGAGGAGACGGTCCAGCGCGACGATGTCGACGGCGACACCGACGGCCTGTACAAGCACTCGGCGTTCCTCGTCCGGCAGGACGGGATGAGCCACGAGGCGTTCGTCGACTACTGGCAGACGAACCACACGCCGATCGCCCGCGAGATCGAGGGCGTCGTGAAGTACGACACCGTCGTGCCGACAGATCCGGCGTCGACGGCGTTCGACGGGGTCGCAGAGCTCTACTTCGAGGACCTCGACGCCCTCCACGACGCCCTCGGCAGCGAGGGATCCCGGGACTACGATCCCACGAAGGGGAAGGCCGCGGAGGCCCGGGAGGACGTCGACAACTTCCTCGCCGTGGACGAGCGGCCCCGCCTCATCGGCCGGAACCACCTGGTGAAGGGGTGA
- a CDS encoding GNAT family N-acetyltransferase, with amino-acid sequence MSDVTVRQARIDDHEAVAAFTRETWTDRELEDWIPDAFPEWIETDGDDQRTLVATVDGQVAGICQGVLLSPEEAWVQALRVHPDVRGHGVSRRMTDRLLAWCRDRGAVVARNMVFAWNGAGLGQSRASGFDPATELRFASPEPTAEAAPSDHGPRDAEAVVDPAAAWRYWTESDAREHLRGLAADDEESWALRELTRSDLDAAAEDDGAIAVRTSDRTVAMAVRSRIDTRPAETDAGAAGSEETVAVYGATAWDDLEACAALISAIAADAAGIGADDTKVVIPETVRHVSDVAACRVEIGDEPDFVLAADLSGRDAP; translated from the coding sequence ATGAGTGACGTGACGGTCCGACAGGCCAGGATCGACGACCACGAGGCCGTCGCCGCCTTCACGCGGGAGACCTGGACCGATCGCGAACTGGAGGACTGGATTCCCGACGCGTTCCCGGAGTGGATCGAGACCGACGGCGACGACCAGCGGACCCTCGTCGCGACGGTCGACGGCCAGGTCGCCGGTATCTGCCAGGGCGTGCTCCTCTCGCCGGAGGAGGCCTGGGTGCAGGCCCTCCGCGTGCATCCCGACGTCCGCGGGCACGGCGTCTCGCGTCGCATGACCGACCGACTGCTCGCGTGGTGTCGCGACCGCGGGGCGGTCGTGGCGCGGAACATGGTCTTCGCCTGGAACGGCGCGGGCCTCGGGCAGTCCCGGGCGTCCGGATTCGACCCGGCGACGGAGCTGCGATTCGCCAGTCCCGAGCCGACGGCAGAAGCGGCCCCGAGCGATCACGGACCGCGGGACGCGGAGGCGGTCGTCGATCCCGCCGCGGCGTGGCGGTACTGGACCGAGAGCGACGCGAGAGAGCACCTCCGCGGACTCGCAGCGGACGACGAGGAATCCTGGGCGCTCCGGGAGCTAACCCGGAGCGATCTCGACGCGGCAGCCGAGGACGACGGCGCGATCGCAGTTCGGACGAGCGATCGAACGGTCGCGATGGCGGTCCGGTCCCGCATCGACACCCGACCAGCGGAGACCGACGCAGGAGCGGCGGGAAGCGAGGAGACGGTCGCGGTCTACGGAGCCACGGCGTGGGACGACCTCGAGGCATGTGCCGCATTGATTTCCGCGATCGCAGCCGACGCAGCGGGGATCGGCGCGGACGACACGAAAGTAGTGATTCCCGAGACGGTTCGACACGTCAGCGACGTCGCCGCCTGCCGCGTCGAGATCGGCGACGAGCCGGACTTCGTGCTCGCCGCCGATCTCAGCGGGCGTGACGCCCCGTAG
- a CDS encoding ubiquitin-like small modifier protein 1 — protein MHWKLFADLAEVAGSDAVDVDAGADAETVGEALDALLADRPDLATRVLDEDGEVYDHVNVLKNGSDVTATDAGLETAVEDGDELALFPPVSGG, from the coding sequence ATGCACTGGAAGCTCTTCGCAGATCTCGCCGAGGTCGCCGGCTCGGACGCCGTCGACGTCGACGCCGGCGCCGACGCGGAGACCGTCGGCGAGGCGCTCGACGCGTTGCTCGCCGACAGGCCCGATCTGGCGACGCGTGTGCTGGACGAGGACGGCGAGGTGTACGACCACGTGAACGTTCTCAAGAACGGATCCGACGTGACCGCGACCGACGCCGGTCTCGAAACCGCCGTCGAGGACGGCGACGAACTGGCGTTGTTTCCACCGGTCAGCGGCGGGTAG
- a CDS encoding TrkA-C domain-containing protein encodes MIHESIDLVPAVAKVLAMAIGAASVAAVASFVYRWYSRSSIPEGVAVLLGVSVVALALNTTATLQDSVAADELISGTAAGYTLVAFAAGAIAADAGRRFGERLAVDVPGVDSVRTMESDVGSLVRAAGRVLRVHVPESIDDIDGYEPVPAGVKADLAGTTFLFPRRMTVAELTDRFVERLTRDYEIGHVDVEFADDGTIEYLAVGRRLAGIGQTLAPGTVAVAIHADPAFSATPGDRVQIWRPTAGSATDSGAESSDDGAAPELVTTGELRAAIGDVATIALDEGDVDRLADDVRYRIATLPAAVQADREFASLLRSADETMGSVTIEAGSDLDGNRVETVELTVAALEDDADVTAIPAGDRLLRPGETIYVVGRPDGIRRLEARASGERTDESSRTSSPSLEPRTPDADDD; translated from the coding sequence GTGATTCACGAGTCGATCGACCTCGTTCCGGCGGTGGCCAAGGTCCTCGCGATGGCGATCGGTGCCGCATCCGTCGCCGCGGTCGCGTCGTTCGTCTACCGCTGGTACAGTCGGTCGTCGATTCCCGAGGGCGTCGCAGTGTTGCTCGGCGTCTCGGTCGTCGCCCTCGCGCTCAACACGACTGCCACGCTGCAGGACAGCGTCGCGGCCGACGAACTGATCAGCGGTACGGCAGCGGGTTACACCCTTGTGGCGTTCGCGGCGGGTGCCATCGCGGCCGACGCTGGCCGTCGGTTCGGTGAACGACTCGCGGTCGACGTCCCGGGCGTCGACTCGGTCCGCACGATGGAGTCCGACGTCGGGTCGCTCGTCCGTGCTGCCGGTCGCGTCCTCCGCGTGCACGTTCCCGAATCGATCGACGACATCGACGGCTACGAACCCGTCCCTGCGGGGGTCAAAGCCGATCTCGCCGGCACGACCTTTCTCTTCCCGCGGCGGATGACCGTCGCCGAACTCACCGATCGGTTCGTCGAGCGCCTCACGCGTGACTACGAGATCGGCCACGTGGACGTCGAGTTCGCCGACGACGGCACGATCGAGTACCTCGCGGTCGGTCGCCGTCTCGCGGGCATCGGCCAGACGCTGGCACCGGGGACCGTCGCGGTGGCGATCCACGCGGACCCGGCCTTCTCCGCGACGCCGGGCGATCGCGTCCAGATCTGGCGCCCGACGGCCGGATCGGCGACCGATTCGGGCGCCGAATCCAGCGACGACGGAGCCGCACCCGAACTGGTGACGACCGGAGAACTGCGAGCCGCCATCGGCGACGTGGCGACGATCGCCCTGGACGAGGGAGACGTCGATCGGCTCGCCGACGACGTTCGCTACCGTATCGCCACGCTGCCGGCTGCCGTCCAGGCCGATCGCGAGTTCGCGTCGCTGCTCCGGAGCGCCGACGAGACGATGGGCTCCGTGACGATCGAGGCGGGGAGCGACCTCGACGGGAATCGCGTCGAGACCGTCGAACTGACCGTCGCAGCGCTCGAGGACGACGCCGACGTCACCGCCATCCCTGCGGGTGACCGTCTCCTACGGCCCGGCGAGACGATCTACGTCGTGGGCCGGCCCGACGGCATTCGGCGACTCGAGGCGCGGGCCTCGGGCGAACGAACCGACGAATCCAGTAGGACTTCCTCGCCGTCACTCGAACCACGGACGCCGGACGCGGACGACGATTGA